The Helicobacter mustelae genome has a segment encoding these proteins:
- a CDS encoding type IV pilus twitching motility protein PilT, giving the protein MQKILDLFGFLTGGVSDIYVYANSKILYKVHQEVHEAGYVDSDAIASFIHSLLSQSKRDLLNQGIEQDVALEFGGFFFRVHIFLSQGSPALFFRILPKEILPVFDHPHFDFLKPKIAHQKGLFLIAGATGSGKTTLANAILDYFNTHFHKHIVSIEEPVEFKHQNKQSFFTFREVGRDTRSFASGIVSAMRQSPDVIFIGELREPIAMQSALLAALTGHFVLATLHSKDTTGALLRFLSGFEDRKRASNELAESLIGVIAQRRNKDTGAEFEILSANTAIKNLIKEEKFHQIPSQIAISSNEGMRIFGNGGNG; this is encoded by the coding sequence ATGCAAAAAATCCTTGATTTGTTTGGATTTCTCACAGGGGGGGTGAGTGACATTTATGTCTATGCAAATTCTAAAATCCTCTACAAGGTACACCAAGAGGTGCATGAGGCAGGTTATGTAGATAGCGATGCCATCGCTTCTTTTATCCATTCCCTCCTAAGTCAGAGCAAAAGAGATCTGCTAAATCAGGGCATCGAGCAAGATGTGGCCCTGGAATTTGGAGGATTTTTTTTCCGCGTGCATATTTTTTTATCCCAAGGCAGCCCAGCGCTTTTTTTTCGCATTTTGCCCAAAGAAATCCTGCCAGTTTTTGATCATCCCCATTTTGATTTTCTCAAGCCTAAAATCGCGCATCAAAAAGGTTTGTTTCTCATCGCTGGTGCCACGGGTAGTGGCAAAACCACGCTTGCCAATGCGATTTTGGATTATTTCAATACACATTTTCACAAGCATATCGTGAGTATCGAGGAACCTGTAGAATTCAAGCATCAAAATAAGCAGAGTTTTTTCACCTTTCGGGAGGTGGGGCGTGATACTAGGAGTTTTGCTAGTGGGATTGTGAGCGCGATGCGCCAAAGTCCTGATGTGATTTTTATCGGAGAGCTACGCGAGCCAATTGCTATGCAATCCGCCCTCCTTGCCGCACTCACTGGGCATTTTGTGTTGGCTACTTTGCATAGCAAGGATACCACTGGCGCGCTTTTGCGCTTTTTGAGTGGCTTTGAGGATAGGAAGCGCGCAAGCAACGAGCTTGCTGAAAGTCTCATTGGTGTGATTGCACAGAGGAGGAACAAGGATACAGGAGCCGAATTTGAGATTTTGTCTGCCAATACTGCGATTAAAAATCTCATCAAAGAAGAGAAATTCCATCAAATCCCCAGCCAAATCGCCATCTCTAGCAATGAGGGCATGCGCATTTTTGGGAATGGGGGGAATGGGTGA
- a CDS encoding periplasmic protein, whose protein sequence is MRIHAFVLLEFLMAVVILGVISVAATKLSLSSKKQEFLSYQQAQSSLQLINALLQISRYLEDATKIITTASSMHFYQKEHFVQVELRGEDLYLDDVLLLSFVRRLEISRTKEGLWMELCDRYLCIGHAILLYGEQT, encoded by the coding sequence ATGCGCATTCACGCTTTTGTTTTGCTGGAATTTTTGATGGCAGTTGTGATTTTGGGGGTGATTAGTGTGGCAGCTACCAAGCTTTCGCTAAGCAGCAAAAAGCAAGAATTTCTCTCTTACCAGCAGGCCCAAAGTAGCCTACAGCTCATCAATGCCCTCTTGCAAATCTCGCGTTATCTTGAGGATGCTACAAAGATTATCACCACAGCCTCTAGCATGCATTTTTATCAAAAAGAGCATTTTGTTCAAGTAGAGCTAAGGGGTGAGGATCTCTATCTAGATGATGTGCTGCTATTATCTTTTGTAAGGAGGCTAGAAATCTCGCGCACAAAAGAGGGGTTATGGATGGAGTTATGTGATCGATATCTTTGCATTGGGCATGCGATTCTGCTTTATGGGGAGCAGACATGA
- a CDS encoding DUF4006 family protein, giving the protein MGKLFGINGILGLFVIVAVLLGLVFFLGYKSIKTQQDQATNSYTIETDLVKMESKNNAEYYKIIKEKK; this is encoded by the coding sequence ATGGGTAAATTATTCGGGATAAATGGAATTCTTGGGCTTTTTGTTATCGTGGCTGTGCTGCTTGGATTGGTGTTTTTTTTGGGGTACAAAAGCATCAAGACCCAGCAAGATCAAGCCACCAATTCCTATACCATTGAAACAGATCTTGTAAAAATGGAAAGCAAAAATAATGCAGAGTATTACAAAATCATAAAGGAGAAAAAATGA
- a CDS encoding c-type cytochrome, which produces MGWLSDNINLMAFIAAIGILILTIFVTSFYIRKMRDSKAEGELTNHKWDGISEFTNNLPIGWAICFIALILWGAWYVFFGYPLNAYSQIGEFNKEVSEHNKKFEEKWQNLSIEDKIKMGQGIFLVKCSQCHGVDAEGMGGKAQNLTRWGKYQGIEDTMKHGSVGLNYMAGEMPPIVLDAKDSEILSKFVMSHISNAHLKFENLDVEKGKQLWDSATCSSCHGPDGKGNAGLAADLTKYGTPEFLKEVLKKGKKGHIGRMPSFEYAKFNDIQIEALAAFINSLQPLDD; this is translated from the coding sequence ATGGGTTGGTTAAGTGATAATATAAATCTTATGGCTTTTATCGCTGCGATTGGAATTTTGATTTTAACGATTTTTGTTACGTCATTTTATATCAGGAAGATGCGCGATAGCAAAGCAGAAGGGGAGTTGACAAATCATAAATGGGATGGGATTTCTGAATTTACCAATAATCTTCCTATAGGATGGGCGATTTGTTTTATTGCACTAATCCTCTGGGGGGCTTGGTATGTGTTTTTTGGCTATCCGCTCAATGCCTATTCCCAGATTGGAGAATTCAATAAAGAAGTGAGCGAGCATAACAAAAAATTTGAAGAGAAGTGGCAGAACCTTTCTATCGAGGATAAGATCAAAATGGGGCAGGGGATTTTTTTGGTGAAATGTTCTCAGTGCCATGGCGTGGATGCTGAGGGCATGGGAGGCAAGGCGCAGAATCTCACGCGCTGGGGAAAATATCAGGGTATCGAAGACACCATGAAGCATGGAAGCGTGGGGCTTAATTATATGGCTGGCGAGATGCCACCCATTGTGCTAGATGCTAAGGATTCTGAGATTTTATCCAAATTCGTCATGTCTCATATCTCCAATGCTCATCTCAAGTTTGAAAATTTGGATGTAGAAAAAGGCAAGCAGCTTTGGGATAGTGCTACTTGTTCTTCTTGTCATGGCCCAGATGGCAAGGGGAATGCTGGATTGGCTGCAGATTTGACCAAATACGGCACCCCAGAATTCCTCAAAGAAGTATTGAAAAAAGGCAAAAAGGGACATATTGGCAGGATGCCTTCGTTTGAATACGCCAAATTCAATGATATACAGATTGAGGCGCTTGCTGCTTTTATCAATTCTTTGCAACCACTTGATGATTAA
- a CDS encoding cytochrome c oxidase, cbb3-type, CcoQ subunit, with protein sequence MNDTEMWRGISYVVITIFLVIFLYGYIISMYRKQKNGSRDYEKYADLALKDRLDDQVIEERIK encoded by the coding sequence ATGAATGATACAGAAATGTGGCGAGGGATCTCTTATGTGGTTATTACGATTTTCTTGGTGATTTTTCTCTATGGCTATATCATCAGCATGTACAGAAAGCAAAAAAATGGAAGTCGCGATTATGAAAAATACGCCGATCTCGCTTTAAAAGACAGGCTTGATGATCAAGTGATTGAAGAAAGAATAAAATAA
- the ccoO gene encoding cytochrome-c oxidase, cbb3-type subunit II, producing the protein MFSWLEKNPFFFTIAFLLVFSVAGIVEVLPDFTKSARPIEGLRPYTVLETAGRQVYIKEGCYNCHSQLIRPFQSEVDRYGAYSLSGEYAYDRPFLWGSKRTGPDLHRIGDSRSTDWHNNHMWDPHSVVPGSIMPAYKHLYKKDVDFDTAYAEALTQKKVFNVPYDTEGGVKLGDLEEAKKQYMQEAAAIVQDMKNEKVKAAFEKGEVREIVALIAYLNSLGKRVTK; encoded by the coding sequence ATGTTTAGCTGGTTAGAAAAAAATCCATTCTTTTTTACGATAGCGTTTTTGTTGGTTTTCTCTGTAGCAGGGATTGTAGAGGTGTTGCCTGATTTCACCAAGTCTGCGCGCCCTATTGAAGGGCTGCGCCCCTATACAGTGCTAGAAACTGCGGGTAGACAGGTGTATATCAAAGAGGGATGCTATAACTGCCATTCTCAATTGATTCGCCCCTTCCAATCAGAAGTGGATCGCTATGGTGCATATAGCTTGAGTGGGGAATATGCCTATGATCGGCCATTCTTATGGGGTTCTAAGCGCACTGGCCCAGATCTCCACAGGATTGGAGATAGTAGGAGCACAGATTGGCATAACAATCACATGTGGGATCCTCATAGTGTAGTACCTGGATCCATTATGCCTGCATACAAGCATCTCTACAAAAAAGATGTAGATTTTGACACTGCCTATGCAGAAGCATTGACGCAGAAAAAAGTCTTTAACGTGCCCTATGATACAGAGGGTGGTGTGAAACTTGGTGATCTTGAAGAGGCAAAAAAGCAATATATGCAAGAGGCAGCAGCAATCGTGCAAGATATGAAAAATGAAAAAGTCAAAGCTGCTTTTGAAAAGGGTGAAGTAAGAGAGATTGTGGCATTGATTGCATATCTCAATAGTCTAGGAAAGAGAGTCACGAAATAA
- the ccoN gene encoding cytochrome-c oxidase, cbb3-type subunit I produces MQQEEKMVMEYDYSIARLFLFSTLVFGFIGMLIGVILALQLAFPSLNYLAGEYAIFGRLRPLHTNGIIYGFTLSGIWAAWYYLGQRVLKITYHQHAFLKFIGLLHFWAYILLLVLAVVSLFMGLTQSKEYAELIWPLDLLVVVVWVLWGINMFGSMGVRREQTIYISLWYFIATFAAISVLFIFNNLAVPTYFVAKLGSVWHSISMYAGSNDAMVQWWWGHNAVAFVFTSGIIGIIYYFLPKESGQPIFSYKLTLFSFWSLMFVYIWAGGHHLIYSTVPDWIQTLASVFSVILILPSWGTAINMLLTMRGQWHQLKESPLIKFLVLASTFYMLATLEGPIQSIKSVNALAHFTDWIIGHVHDAALGWVGFTIIAASYHMTPRIFNREIYSKKIVEMQFWIMVIGIVLYFSSMWIAGITQGMMWRDVDMYGNLTYQFIDTVTRLHPYYVIRGVGGVLYLLGFIMFIYNIFMTITVGRKLQSEPNYATPMAA; encoded by the coding sequence ATGCAACAAGAAGAGAAAATGGTCATGGAATATGATTATTCCATAGCAAGATTGTTTTTATTTTCCACGCTTGTGTTTGGATTTATCGGCATGCTCATCGGCGTTATTTTGGCGCTGCAACTGGCATTTCCGAGTCTGAATTATCTTGCAGGAGAATATGCAATTTTTGGGAGATTGCGTCCTTTGCACACCAATGGGATTATTTATGGTTTCACATTAAGTGGGATTTGGGCAGCATGGTATTATTTGGGTCAGCGTGTCTTAAAGATCACCTATCATCAGCACGCATTTTTAAAATTTATTGGCCTTTTGCATTTCTGGGCTTATATTTTGCTGCTAGTTCTCGCGGTGGTGAGCCTGTTTATGGGTTTGACACAGAGCAAGGAATATGCAGAGCTCATTTGGCCTTTGGATTTGTTGGTGGTGGTTGTTTGGGTGCTTTGGGGTATTAATATGTTTGGTAGCATGGGAGTGCGCCGCGAGCAAACCATTTATATTTCTCTGTGGTATTTTATCGCGACCTTTGCTGCGATTTCTGTGCTCTTTATCTTTAATAATCTCGCCGTTCCCACTTACTTTGTTGCAAAATTAGGAAGTGTTTGGCATTCTATTTCGATGTATGCAGGGAGCAATGATGCGATGGTGCAATGGTGGTGGGGTCATAATGCTGTGGCATTTGTATTTACCTCTGGGATTATTGGGATTATTTATTATTTCCTTCCCAAAGAATCTGGTCAGCCAATTTTCTCTTATAAATTAACCCTATTTTCTTTTTGGAGCTTGATGTTTGTCTATATTTGGGCTGGCGGGCATCATTTGATTTATTCCACTGTCCCAGATTGGATTCAGACTCTAGCATCAGTGTTTTCTGTCATATTGATTCTACCCTCTTGGGGTACAGCGATTAATATGCTGCTTACCATGCGTGGTCAATGGCATCAACTCAAGGAATCTCCGCTTATCAAATTCCTAGTGCTTGCTTCCACATTCTACATGCTAGCCACACTTGAAGGACCCATTCAATCCATCAAATCTGTCAATGCTCTTGCGCATTTTACAGATTGGATTATTGGGCATGTGCATGATGCTGCTTTGGGTTGGGTAGGATTTACTATTATTGCTGCTTCCTACCACATGACTCCTCGAATCTTCAATCGCGAGATCTATTCCAAAAAAATCGTAGAGATGCAATTTTGGATCATGGTGATTGGCATTGTGTTGTATTTCTCAAGTATGTGGATTGCAGGTATCACCCAGGGTATGATGTGGAGAGATGTAGATATGTATGGGAACCTCACTTATCAGTTTATTGATACAGTAACTCGCCTGCACCCTTATTATGTGATCCGCGGCGTAGGTGGCGTGCTCTATCTTCTGGGATTTATTATGTTTATTTACAACATTTTCATGACCATTACAGTTGGCAGAAAGCTTCAGAGCGAGCCAAACTATGCCACACCCATGGCTGCTTAA
- the tilS gene encoding tRNA lysidine(34) synthetase TilS: protein MIFLQDLEGKKNLLGFSGGPDSTALFFCLLEEGIDFDMGIVDYGLREQSIKEVAYAKELAACYQKRLFIHQALGIVRDFEHQARVQRYGFFERIIKEEGYENLLLAHHLNDRLEWFIMQLCKGSGLNNLLGFRRREEREGYVIVRPLLEISKDQILEMVRKRVYFEDSSNENTRIWRNKIRKNYANSLIQEHAKGITKTLGYLQEEQERLYLRQISQVSEIFYFKKSNDLSNLDCIDKILKKMGYVLSAPQRQEILKQNYDGIIAGKYLLSSNEGWIFLTSGNVSKSMDRSFREWARSMRIPKRLRPKIAWLLEQGKLKKEQMNFLQKRIF from the coding sequence GTGATTTTCCTCCAGGATTTGGAGGGGAAGAAAAATCTTTTGGGATTTTCAGGTGGGCCAGATTCTACAGCATTGTTTTTTTGTCTACTAGAAGAGGGGATAGATTTTGATATGGGGATTGTGGATTATGGATTGCGGGAGCAATCCATAAAAGAGGTGGCATATGCCAAAGAGCTTGCAGCATGCTATCAAAAACGCTTATTTATTCATCAAGCTTTAGGAATTGTGCGGGATTTTGAGCATCAGGCAAGGGTGCAGCGATATGGTTTTTTTGAGCGCATCATCAAAGAAGAAGGATATGAAAATCTTTTATTGGCCCATCATCTCAATGATCGCTTAGAGTGGTTTATCATGCAGCTTTGCAAGGGAAGTGGGCTAAATAATCTGCTGGGATTTAGACGCAGAGAGGAGCGTGAGGGTTATGTTATTGTGCGGCCTTTGCTAGAAATTAGCAAGGACCAAATTTTAGAGATGGTGCGCAAAAGAGTGTATTTTGAAGATAGTAGTAATGAGAATACAAGGATATGGCGCAACAAAATCCGTAAAAATTATGCAAATAGCCTCATACAAGAGCATGCCAAGGGGATTACCAAGACGCTAGGATATCTCCAAGAGGAGCAGGAGAGACTCTATCTGCGCCAAATCTCACAGGTGAGCGAAATTTTTTATTTTAAAAAATCCAATGATTTGAGCAATCTAGACTGCATTGATAAGATCCTAAAAAAAATGGGCTATGTGCTAAGTGCTCCCCAGCGCCAAGAAATCCTCAAGCAGAATTATGATGGAATCATTGCGGGAAAATATCTACTCTCAAGCAATGAGGGATGGATTTTTTTGACTTCTGGGAATGTATCCAAGTCCATGGATAGGTCCTTCAGAGAATGGGCGCGTAGCATGCGCATTCCCAAGAGACTGCGCCCCAAAATCGCCTGGCTTTTGGAGCAGGGCAAGCTCAAAAAAGAGCAGATGAATTTTTTGCAAAAGCGCATTTTTTAA
- the rimO gene encoding 30S ribosomal protein S12 methylthiotransferase RimO codes for MKTLHLVSLGCTKNLVDSEVMLGVLKEYKIIDDPSSADVIIINTCGFIQSAKEESIGMILKMAQEKKEGALIVASGCLTQRYQKELREQIPEIDIITGVGDYDRIDEMIEQRRGISSDRVFLADEKKERIITGSRIHAYIKISEGCNQACSFCSIPSFKGKLKSRSIESVLKEIQNLSQRGYQDFTFIAQDSSSYLRDHGVKDGLVQLIGAIEEQGLARSARMLYLYPSTTTPHLIAVIRDSKIFQNYFDMPIQHIHAKMLKRMKRGVSKERHIELLHAMRAVPDSFVRSTIIIGHPGESEEEFAELCSFLEDFVFDRLNVFAFSSEEGSAADLMEEKIPTKIINQRIKKIEQILKKQQKRILNSMIGKQYEVLLEGKSAISEYFYSARALPWAPEVDGEILINDSELDTLALDPGYYLAQITEVRDGMIFGRVVERL; via the coding sequence ATGAAGACTCTGCATCTTGTGTCGCTGGGCTGCACAAAAAATCTCGTGGATTCTGAGGTGATGCTAGGTGTGCTCAAAGAATACAAAATCATCGATGACCCCAGCAGTGCAGATGTGATTATCATTAATACTTGCGGCTTCATCCAATCTGCCAAAGAAGAGAGCATTGGCATGATCTTAAAGATGGCGCAGGAAAAAAAAGAAGGCGCATTGATTGTGGCAAGTGGCTGCCTCACCCAGCGCTACCAAAAAGAGCTAAGAGAGCAGATCCCAGAGATTGATATCATCACTGGGGTGGGGGATTATGATAGGATTGATGAGATGATTGAGCAAAGGCGCGGGATAAGCTCAGATCGCGTGTTTTTGGCAGATGAGAAAAAAGAGCGCATCATCACAGGCTCAAGGATCCATGCCTATATCAAAATCTCAGAAGGCTGCAATCAGGCTTGTAGTTTTTGCTCCATCCCAAGCTTCAAGGGCAAACTAAAATCTCGCAGCATAGAATCCGTACTCAAAGAGATCCAAAATCTAAGCCAAAGGGGGTATCAGGATTTTACCTTCATTGCGCAGGATTCTAGCTCGTATTTGCGCGATCATGGAGTGAAGGATGGCTTGGTGCAGCTTATTGGCGCAATAGAAGAGCAGGGGCTTGCAAGATCTGCGCGCATGCTCTATCTCTATCCTAGTACTACAACCCCGCATTTGATTGCTGTGATTAGGGATTCTAAAATCTTCCAGAATTATTTTGATATGCCCATCCAGCATATCCATGCAAAGATGCTCAAAAGAATGAAGCGAGGAGTTAGCAAGGAGCGCCACATCGAGCTTTTGCATGCTATGCGTGCGGTGCCTGATAGCTTTGTGCGTAGTACCATTATCATCGGGCATCCCGGAGAGAGCGAGGAGGAGTTTGCAGAACTCTGCTCTTTTTTGGAGGATTTTGTTTTTGATCGCTTGAATGTTTTTGCCTTTTCTTCAGAAGAGGGGAGTGCAGCGGATTTGATGGAGGAAAAAATCCCCACCAAAATCATCAATCAGCGCATCAAAAAAATCGAGCAAATCCTCAAAAAACAACAAAAGAGAATTTTAAACTCTATGATTGGCAAGCAGTATGAAGTATTGCTAGAGGGCAAAAGTGCTATTAGCGAGTATTTTTATTCTGCAAGGGCACTTCCCTGGGCTCCAGAAGTGGATGGGGAGATCCTCATCAATGACAGCGAGCTTGATACGCTCGCTCTAGACCCTGGCTATTATCTCGCCCAGATTACAGAGGTGAGGGATGGGATGATTTTTGGCAGGGTGGTAGAGAGATTGTGA
- a CDS encoding phosphoribosyltransferase → MYYSYQDFLKDLKELRNRVQHKIGIPDALVCIARGGMTMSHMLGLAWNIRAVYTLNAISYSDTNVQSSLIIENMPSIKKEHKKILILDEIVDSGESLSAVAQKLRLNFPEADFKTAVIFQKPGAKVHADFSLREPTEWVNFFWEVDMLEDPA, encoded by the coding sequence ATGTATTATTCATATCAGGATTTTTTAAAAGATTTAAAAGAGCTTCGCAATAGAGTCCAGCACAAAATAGGCATCCCTGATGCACTTGTATGCATCGCTAGAGGTGGGATGACAATGAGCCATATGCTAGGACTTGCATGGAATATTCGTGCAGTCTATACCCTTAATGCCATTTCTTATAGTGATACTAACGTACAGAGTTCCCTCATTATCGAAAATATGCCCTCCATCAAAAAAGAGCATAAAAAAATCTTGATTCTTGATGAGATTGTAGATAGCGGCGAGAGTCTAAGCGCGGTGGCACAAAAGCTGCGCTTAAATTTCCCAGAAGCGGATTTCAAAACCGCAGTGATTTTCCAAAAGCCAGGGGCTAAGGTCCATGCGGATTTTTCCCTTCGCGAGCCCACAGAATGGGTGAATTTCTTTTGGGAAGTGGATATGCTTGAGGATCCTGCATGA
- a CDS encoding TonB-dependent receptor domain-containing protein yields MKKIRIFLFGIAGLSLSISDEVKSLNLDRIVTSASGYKQALKETPASVSVVDSEELKNKPVRDLGEAVALVPGVSIEQGIGKIGDYSISIRGMPSNYTLILLDGKRQNTSSAGFPNGFTEVFASFMPPLAALDRIEVIRGPASTLYGSDAIGGIVNIIMKKQLDSWSGSFMLDSVFQENRAFGNLYGASLWMGGPLDSAKRWTLSLRIRDQYRMKVPTADLKIIPTTSGQDTQVTRGNIVGLSESNNSNLGFRLAYQADSKNYFYLDYDNALQWYNNSQSLLGTVGNVGGYKKNIFFLRNNVIFSHQGKYENFQTDTSIQYLSTRNDGRVVTVSAVPKGSPLVGQNRVLLGQDILIDNKNVFYISHANITTLGARYWFSSLMDRVVVKQPFMYYHNVALFAENETFLRENLILQLGMRGEYNSSFGFHVSPRGYVVYNILEGKKGGGGNSLILKGGISTGYKTPTVTDLVSGINGLTAQGTVPTYGNPSLKPETSTNYEVSLSYENKIIELGVTGFFIQFSNKIQGASVPNGKQVPVPGGGVCVSQNGRNCTYFVNADTAISYGAETYLGLRPLSIGYGDVDFVTSYTYNHTEQTSGKAKGLPLTGIPLHSFNGAMNYNLPFGLAFYLRGELRAKQLRTDVGRNVNTLALLDEFLRKNPGLSKYYKTYFLLHVGGSYRIKKNLKLNFGIYNLLNHNFVDFVLSNGVYYNNYNYIREGRRYYASLSVDF; encoded by the coding sequence ATGAAGAAGATAAGAATTTTTTTATTTGGCATAGCTGGGCTCTCGCTCTCTATTTCTGATGAAGTAAAATCTCTAAATCTCGATAGAATCGTGACCTCAGCCTCTGGATACAAACAAGCGCTCAAAGAAACCCCTGCATCTGTTTCTGTGGTTGATAGTGAGGAGCTAAAAAATAAGCCTGTGAGGGACTTGGGTGAGGCGGTCGCGCTTGTGCCTGGTGTCTCTATCGAGCAGGGTATTGGGAAAATAGGGGATTATAGTATTTCCATTCGTGGGATGCCATCAAACTACACGCTCATCCTCCTAGATGGCAAGCGTCAAAACACCAGCAGTGCTGGATTTCCCAATGGCTTCACAGAGGTTTTTGCAAGCTTCATGCCCCCACTTGCAGCACTAGATCGTATTGAGGTAATTCGCGGGCCAGCTTCCACGCTCTATGGAAGTGATGCAATTGGTGGGATTGTGAATATCATTATGAAAAAGCAGCTAGATTCTTGGAGTGGGAGTTTTATGCTTGATAGCGTATTTCAGGAAAATCGGGCATTTGGGAATTTATATGGAGCGTCTTTGTGGATGGGAGGGCCTCTTGACTCGGCCAAAAGGTGGACCCTATCGCTTCGAATTCGCGATCAATATCGTATGAAGGTACCAACTGCTGATCTAAAAATCATCCCCACCACAAGTGGGCAGGATACTCAAGTAACTCGAGGAAATATTGTGGGGCTTAGTGAGAGTAATAACTCAAATCTTGGCTTTAGGCTTGCATATCAGGCAGATTCCAAGAATTATTTTTATCTAGATTATGATAATGCACTGCAGTGGTATAACAACTCCCAAAGCCTTTTAGGAACGGTGGGAAATGTCGGCGGATACAAGAAAAACATCTTCTTTTTGAGAAATAATGTCATCTTTTCCCATCAGGGGAAATATGAAAATTTCCAAACTGATACAAGCATACAATATCTCTCCACACGCAATGATGGAAGGGTGGTCACAGTCTCTGCCGTGCCCAAGGGAAGCCCACTGGTGGGCCAAAACCGAGTGCTTTTGGGTCAGGATATCTTGATTGACAATAAAAATGTTTTTTATATCTCGCATGCAAATATCACAACACTTGGGGCAAGATATTGGTTTTCTTCTCTCATGGATAGGGTTGTGGTGAAGCAGCCCTTCATGTATTATCACAATGTTGCGCTCTTTGCTGAGAATGAGACATTTTTGCGAGAAAATTTAATTTTGCAGCTTGGCATGCGTGGGGAGTATAACTCAAGCTTTGGCTTTCATGTCTCGCCAAGGGGCTATGTTGTTTATAATATTTTAGAGGGCAAAAAAGGAGGCGGTGGCAATAGCTTGATTTTAAAAGGTGGGATTTCTACTGGTTATAAAACTCCAACGGTCACAGACCTTGTTAGCGGAATCAATGGACTCACTGCACAAGGAACAGTCCCCACATATGGAAATCCAAGCCTAAAGCCAGAGACTTCTACAAATTATGAAGTAAGCCTCTCTTATGAAAATAAAATTATTGAGCTTGGCGTGACTGGCTTTTTTATTCAGTTTAGTAATAAAATCCAGGGAGCCAGTGTGCCAAATGGCAAGCAGGTCCCAGTGCCAGGGGGTGGAGTCTGTGTGTCGCAAAATGGCAGAAATTGTACGTATTTTGTCAATGCGGATACTGCCATCTCCTATGGGGCAGAGACATATCTTGGCCTAAGGCCTCTTAGCATCGGATATGGGGATGTGGATTTTGTGACTTCCTACACTTACAATCACACAGAGCAGACCTCAGGCAAGGCAAAGGGCCTGCCACTCACGGGAATTCCTCTGCATTCTTTTAATGGCGCGATGAATTATAATCTCCCCTTTGGCCTGGCGTTTTATTTGCGGGGGGAATTGAGGGCAAAACAGCTTCGAACTGATGTGGGAAGAAATGTGAACACACTCGCGCTGCTTGATGAATTTTTGAGAAAAAATCCTGGTCTTAGCAAATATTACAAGACTTATTTTTTGCTGCATGTTGGAGGTAGCTATAGGATCAAGAAAAATTTAAAACTAAATTTTGGAATCTATAATTTGCTAAATCATAATTTTGTGGACTTTGTATTGTCCAATGGAGTGTACTACAACAACTACAACTATATCCGTGAGGGGCGGCGTTATTATGCATCTTTGAGCGTGGATTTTTAA